One window of the Populus trichocarpa isolate Nisqually-1 chromosome 9, P.trichocarpa_v4.1, whole genome shotgun sequence genome contains the following:
- the LOC7494301 gene encoding cytochrome P450 84A1 yields MDSPLLQSLQSPSTLFILASLFVSLILWFLIRKKLPYPPGPKGYPIIGNLGMVDQLTHRGLASLSKRYGGLCHLQMGGLHVVAVSTPEIAREVLQAQDVVFANRPANVAIVYLTYDRADMAFANYGPFWRQTRKICVMKLFSRKRAESWASVRDEVEFTVRRVSEKTGEPVNIGELVFALTRSITYKAAFGSSSNEGQEEFMEILQEFSKLFGAFNVADFFPWLGWVNAQDFNKRLAKARNSLDGFIDTIIDEHIAKKNNRKSLNAKDENEEVDSDMVDELLAFYSEDASKNDFDESRSTVKFNKDHIKALIMDVMFGGTETVASAIEWAIAELMKSPEDLKKVHQELMDVVGLNRTVHESDLEKLIYLKCAMKETLRLHPPIPLLLHETAKDTVLNGYRIPARSRVMINAWAIGRDPNAWEDPDKFNPSRFLDGKAPDFRGMDFEFLPFGSGRRSCPGMQLGLYALELAVAHLLHCFNWELPHGMKPAELDMNDVFGLTAPRAVRLVAVPTYRLNCPL; encoded by the exons atggATTCTCCCCTACTCCAATCTCTTCAATCTCCATCCACGCTCTTCATCTTAGCCTCCCTATTTGTCTCCCTGATCTTATGGTTTCTAATTCGTAAGAAGCTCCCGTACCCTCCTGGACCAAAAGGGTATCCGATTATAGGCAATTTGGGTATGGTTGATCAACTGACCCACCGTGGTTTAGCTAGCCTCTCTAAACGATATGGCGGGCTCTGTCACCTCCAAATGGGAGGGCTTCATGTCGTGGCTGTGTCAACACCAGAAATAGCCCGAGAAGTCCTTCAAGCCCAAGATGTTGTCTTTGCGAATAGGCCTGCAAATGTTGCAATTGTCTACTTGACTTATGATAGAGCAGATATGGCCTTTGCCAATTACGGTCCGTTTTGGCGTCAAACTAGAAAAATCTGTGTCATGAAGCTCTTTAGCCGAAAAAGGGCTGAATCATGGGCCTCCGTGAGAGATGAAGTGGAGTTTACTGTTAGACGGGTATCGGAGAAAACCGGTGAACCGGTTAATATCGGTGAACTAGTGTTTGCGTTAACAAGGAGCATAACGTACAAGGCCGCTTTCGGGTCATCTTCGAATGAAGGGCAAGAAGAGTTCATGGAAATTTTGCAAGAATTTTCAAAGCTTTTCGGAGCTTTTAATGTTGCTGATTTCTTCCCTTGGCTGGGCTGGGTTAACGCACAAGATTTCAATAAGAGGCTAGCCAAGGCTAGAAATTCTCTAGATGGGTTCATAGATACAATCATCGATGAACATATAGCCAagaaaaacaacagaaaaagtCTCAATgccaaagatgaaaatgaagagGTCGACTCAGACATGGTTGATGAATTGCTAGCTTTTTACAGTGAAGATGCttcaaaaaatgattttgatgaatcAAGGTCCACTGTCAAGTTCAATAAAGATCACATCAAAGCTCTCATTATG GATGTCATGTTTGGTGGAACTGAAACTGTGGCGTCGGCAATAGAATGGGCAATCGCAGAGTTAATGAAGAGTCCAGAAGACCTCAAGAAAGTCCACCAAGAACTCATGGACGTGGTTGGCTTGAACCGGACAGTCCATGAATCAGACCTTGAAAAACTTATCTATCTCAAATGTGCAATGAAAGAAACCCTACGTCTCCACCCTCCGATTCCTCTCCTCCTCCACGAAACAGCTAAGGATACTGTCCTTAACGGGTATAGAATCCCGGCAAGATCACGTGTCATGATCAATGCATGGGCTATCGGGCGTGACCCGAATGCTTGGGAAGACCCGGATAAGTTCAACCCTAGTAGGTTCTTAGATGGGAAGGCGCCGGATTTTAGAGGGATGGATTTTGAGTTTCTTCCATTTGGGTCGGGTCGGAGGTCTTGCCCTGGCATGCAACTCGGTCTGTATGCATTAGAGTTGGCCGTGGCACATTTGCTTCATTGTTTTAATTGGGAGTTGCCTCATGGAATGAAGCCTGCTGAGCTTGATATGAACGATGTGTTTGGACTCACTGCACCAAGGGCTGTTCGACTTGTTGCTGTGCCAACTTACAGGTTGAATTGTCCCCTTTGA
- the LOC7494300 gene encoding protein FMP32, mitochondrial, translating to MALCSRVVRSGVNSAIFFAKSRAINPSSSSSFGNRFDYRHISQLVRPNNNKRAFLVDTLALVRGLESQGVPSKQAEAITAAITEVLNDSLENVAYSFVSKAEMQKSEMIQDSNLSKFKSEVQSSQEHHFSLLQRETEKLRGDIDKMRSELRYEIDKVTAGQRLDLNLERGRIRDELANQNAETTNLTNKLDREIHALRAHLEAAKYDVIKYCIGTLVSICAVGIATVRILL from the exons ATGGCTCTTTGCAGTCGAGTGGTTAGATCAGGCGTTAATTCTGcgattttctttgcaaaatctCGAGCGATTAACCCATCATCTTCTAGTTCATTTGGTAACAGATTTGATTACCGGCATATTTCGCAGCTCGTTAGACCTAACAACAATAAACGCGCATTTCTCGTTGATACTTTAGCACTG GTGAGAGGATTGGAATCGCAAGGCGTGCCGTCGAAGCAAGCGGAGGCGATTACGGCTGCGATTACTGAAGTGTTGAATGATAGTTTGGAGAATGTCGcttattcttttgtttctaAGGCAGAAATGCAGAAG AGTGAAATGATTCAAGACTCAAATCTGTCCAAGTTTAAGTCTGAAGTACAGAGTTCTCAG GAgcatcatttttctttgttgcaaCGTGAGACTGAAAAACTACGAGGTGACATAGATAAAATGCGCAGTGAACTGAG gTATGAAATTGATAAAGTAACTGCTGGACAGCGTTTGGATTTGAATCTTGAAAGAGG ACGCATTCGTGACGAGCTGGCGAATCAGAATGCAGAAACCACCAATCTCACAAACAAGCTTGATCGG GAAATTCATGCATTGAGAGCCCACCTGGAAGCGGCAAAATACGATGTGATTAAATACTGCATAGGTACCCTCGTCTCCATATGTGCAGTTGGCATTGCAACGGTCCGTATCTTGTTGTAG